CAGCCTCTTCTCAACAACTTGGCTGCCTCAGTCGCTTTGTCTCTCGTGGCCTCAGGTAAACATCACTGGAGCTTTGTGTCGTTTGGAAGCTGTGAGTGACGGTGGTGGACAGCTTTCTCAGTCGTGTTCACAGTTTTGGAGTCGGTTCCTCCGAGTTTCTGGGCTGGATTCCACCTGTTTGGACTGGTGTCGTGTGTGCACGGGGCCGGAACCTCCATTCTGACCctgactgcagcagcatgtgTGAGACATTGAGTTGAATGAATCTTACATTGCAATCGTATCACAAGTTGTTTGCATGACAATACGATAAcaatataagaatatttgccccATAAACTCACTCTGTTGCcgtaaccaaactgaaacctctGTTTTGGCTCAAGCTGATTTCAAAGCAAcagaaaacatattttccacaacgacttgaatgaaaaacaatctATATCACCAAAAGCAAGTTTTTGAAACATGTTATAAATATAGAACCTAGAAACTACAGCTGTTAAGCAgtttaacagaaaaatgaaaaaaacaaagacattatGAACGTTAGACTAATCTCCTCCAATGAATGTAGACAACCATCAGTATATATCAGTGCATTCTTCAGCAActatgacaataaaataaatataaaagcgTAAGAACAATCTCCACCTCTGGCACTGTTCAGTGGAGAAACTGGGCGACGGCTTGAAATCGTGACCGTCCGGAAATGTTCCATGATATAATACAAATCGCTCGGTGGCCCAGACCAAGTGGATAGTAAATGTCAATGAAACCCATTCatccttggtggaggtaataaaaacataaacataatcCATTCATGATAAAATGCATTGCTAAATGGATTCGATTCCAAAGAAACTGTGGCAGACGCCTGTTTTCCTTCAGTGCTGCTGATCCGTTGAGCAACACTGTAGGAATGTGTACCGTAAAGTGCTGGATGGATTGTGTGTTCTTTCAGGCTCAAACCACTGTGGAGCTGTACTACGCGTCTCTGACGCTCACGGTCGCGTCCATCCTGAGCAGCGGTAAACTCTGTCCCTTGACTCATCGGGCATCCGACAGTCCTTTGCAGGAATCCAAACCTGCCTGTGTCCTGCAGGTCTGCTGGCGGCGCGAGGGGCGATGTGGCTGGCTGAAAGAGAACGTGATAAAGCCGACCAGCTGTCAGGTATCGACACCCAATCCTTCTATTAAGATTTCCTGCGGTTGCCTTCGCACCGGCAGCTGGTAACTTTAAACCCTGGGAACAAAAGGAGGAATTCATCTTTCACTTTAATAAAGCAGATGTTTATTTTGCCAACGGTGGAGCGACTTGTGcttcacattttcactttttttccccaaacaccTCTGGCAGAATTTCTTTCGTGATTCACTCTGGCTAATCGAGACTATGAATTCAACTATTGCATAGTTGGAACGTTGAAAACCACAATGTAAACAGACTGAGTTGCACGGTTTGGTTTTCAGGCAAAAGATAATTAATCTGTTCTTTAtgtacatttacatatatacataaatatatattagaCATGGAGGAAATAGTCTTCACTTCAACTCGTCTGATTTTGATCTAAAATAATGTGGAGGATCACATTTGAGGAGATTTACTGAGCAGATATGAGAAAAGGCACTTGAGGGTTGATGGTATTGTTGCATCAGTGGAcgttgactgactgactgagtgacTGACTGAAGCGAGGCGACGACTCAAACATGGTCATGTTTCAATGAGGTGGGTCCAGTTGCGGCCTTGTTCATGAGGTAGCTATCCACAGTagctcatgttttcatcagGTTAAAATCATTTGTTAGCATCATGGGTTATTGACTGTGATCATTTCTCATGTTCTTTTGCTGCTTCAACAAGCAGTTTCATGGCTTTTCTGCCTCTACGGTGCCTTCATTTCTCATCTGGGATGAAGGAACTTTGTTTCCTTTAAGAATATATAAGTGGCTTTACAGAGAGTTCACTGCACCGAGTTATGTCCAGACCACTGAACGTGCCCTTGAACCAGTGAGCTCAAATGATTCTCATCCCAGAAGGGCATCGTAGTCGATGTACCAGACCAGCTGGCCACTCTCGGGCCTGACTGCCGTAACCGGCCACTTGACTGGGTCGTCCTTGGTTCTGCTCAGCTGGGTGACCATTTCATGCTTGCCTTTGCCCATCACTAGCAGAGCGACCCGGTGAGCTCGGTTAATGGCCGATATGGTGAGACTCAAACGCTGGTGTGGCTGAACCGGACTCTCGGTCAGCGCCACCAGCCTCTTCTCAGTGGTGTCCACCCGACGTCCAGGGAAGAGGGAGGCGGTGTGTCCGTCGTAGCCCAGCCCCAGCAGGATGAAGTGGAAGCGGGAGTCGTTGACCAGCGTTCTCAGCTCGTCCTCGTAAATCTGCGCGGCCCCGTCCTCCTCCGCGCACAAACGCTGCCGGATCTGAACCGGCATGGGGTGGACGTTGAAGTAGGGGATGCTCACGTGCAGCAGGAGGTGCTCGTGCAAGCTGTGGAAGTTGGACTCCTGGTCAGTCGGAGGAACACAGCGCTCGTCCACCATCCACACATGAGTCTTCCTCCACGGGAACGAGAAGTGGTGCAGGGCCAGTCGGTGGAAGAGAGCGAGGGGTGTGGAGCCGCCCGAGAGGGCCAGGTGGAAGACCCCGCCCTGGAGCACAGCGGCCTCCGCCGCCTCCTGAATGTCCACTGCCAGcttctccaccagctcctgAGACCAGGCCGACACCATCTTTGCGCTGCGGTAACTCCCCACCATCACCTGGACGTCTTTGGCCGCCGTGTTCTGAACCGGCCCGATGAGCACAACCTCGCTGAGGTAGCTCAGTTCTTTCCCAGCGAGACGAACGTTCAGCAGGTCATGGTTGTCGGCTCCCCCGGGGTAGACGCGGGGGAAGGACGTCTCCAGAGAGTTCAGCATCGGCGTCCACATCAGCCACGACGCCAGCAGGTTTTCAGTGCTTATAAAGTGGTTGGAGCGTCCAGCGAATATGTGAGAAATCAACTCGGCGTAAGCGTCTCTCTCCACCGCTGGAGTCTGAACGTAGTACTCGGAAATGTGTAACCCGAGAACGCTGAAGTCGGCAGGCTCGGTCACCTCCTTCCACTCGCCGTCCACCAGACCGGGCTTGAACAGACTCTTGCTGACCAGGATCGCCGGATGGTTCAGCTGCCCGTGGCCGAAGTGGAAGACTATCTGTTTGGGCTTGCAGTGGCCGCTGTTGTGGTTCTGAAGGCAGAAGATGTCGTCCTTGAAAAGGATGCGAGCGTACCCCACTCGCTCGTCCAACATCTTCCCAGAGACCAGCAGGATGGGCACGTTTTCGTACCGAGGGTCCTCCATGTGCACCAGCACGGCTGGAAGACACGACAACATCCAATATGGTTCAGCTACAGGGGAAGACTGGTGCAGATGTTCATGGAAATGTCTTCCATAAACGTCAAACACTGAGGCGGAAACTGGAATTTGAGGCTACATTCAGGCGGAGCTGCACATCTGAACATAAGGTttcaaaaaagtgtttttactatCCACATGGATTCACTGGGAACCATGTAGTTCATATGTGAGGACTGTGGAGGCGCTGTAATGCGTTTGACTGGCTCCTCTGTAGAGCAGGGGTCGTGAACGTTTAGACTTAGAATTCTTACCTGCATATGTTGGAGTTAAACTCATGTGATCTTTGGTCTTGTTCAGCTCCTGTTGGACCTCGGCCTGGTAGCCCTGGTACTGACCCAGCACCACCTGACGCTTGCCTAAAGGCAGCACCGAACCAAAGACCTGCAGCTTGTTCTGGAGAACTTCCTTGCTGCTGCTCAGATTGGCAGGAAGCCTCATGGTCAGCAGGGTCATGACTTCAGTCAGGTGGTTTTGGAGCACGTCCCTGATCACTCCGTACTTGTCGTAGAAGGAAATCCGACCTTGAAAAGGAAGCAGACGACTCATCAACAAATGGGGTGGAATAACGGACCCGACTGAAGTCACCTTTCACATCCAGGGTTTCTTTCAAAACGATCTCCACTCTCTCGATGTGGTGTTTGTTCCAAATCGGATCCAGGAATTTCTTGTTCTGCGCTCTGAATGGAAGTATCTTGGACAcaacctgaaaacaaaaaacaggacTGAGCATTTGGAAAACATTTTGGTGACATCTCCAATAacatacagaaaaaaatattattaaataaaaccaGTTACaaagtaaaagtgaaagtacaaagtaaaagtgaaagtaaaaaaaaaaaaaagtgtcttcacTTCCAACGTCCTAAACCTAACATGttgcctgtctctcctctctacaTGTTTTTGTCTCCACATGTTGCACTTCTTGTTTTTAACCCGAAGACCTTCAGCTGCAGTTCATGACCAGACAGACCATGGCGACCTGGTACCACAATTTGCTCATCTATTTATAAAGTCACATAATATCGTCACCAGAGCACcaatgtttccatggcaacgctCGACACCCACCTGCTTCCCCAAGTAGTGGTCGATCCTGTACATTTCTTCCTCCTTGAGCGAGTTAGCCAGCTGAGACGCCAACACTTGAGCACTTCTGAAGTCGTGCCCAAAAGGCTTCTCCAACACCACACGCATCCAAACTCCCTCTGGAGGTCTGCAAGTGCTGTTGATCTTCTCGGCGATGTCCGCATACGCAAAGGCCGGCACTGAGAGGTAGAAGAGCCGCCCCGCCTCCTCCATCCCTTCTTCTTGGAGCTGTCTGGTGATGTGCTTGGTGAGGTCTTGGTAGTCCTCCACGCTCTTCAGCTGCCGATACTGAGCCAGCCGCAGAAACTGCTCTTTCAGCAGCGCACAGCGCTCCTCAGAGACAGACTCGGAGCAGGAGAGCGACTTCAGGATCTGAAACAGAACCGGCGTGGCCTTGTCGGACGGAGAAATGCCTCCAGCGTAGAAGGAAAAGCTGTTTCCCCGGGTGACCTGGTTCACGTACAGGTGGAAGAAACCCTGCCACAGGTACTTCCTCGCCAAGTCCCCGGTGCCTCCCACAATGACCACTGACACGTGACCGGAGCGCTtcccctccacttcctccttgCTGTGTCCGCTGCAGACGCCCAGCGTCAGCAGCAACAGGGTCACTGTCCCGAACATCCTTCACTGACGCCTGTATTAAAGCAAGAGAAAGACTTGATCGGTTTTATCCAGAACACAGCCACGGACTCACATCAAAGCCCATTTGTGTGGAGCGGCATCTCAAGGGTGTCAACTCAAACTGATCTTTGAAGGTCAACGTGCTACTTGTCAAGTGCTGAGAATCTGAAAGTAACTGCATGTATTTATTGGCGGCTCTTGGGGCCACATTAACCGGCAGGCAGACAGAGCTGAGGTACAGCAAGCAGGCTGCCAATAGTCAGGTGACTTTGCCGTAGCATAGTGGGTTGAGCACGTCCTCTCTCCAGCATACGGCTATtacgtatttatttttaatggatgCACTCTACTATATAATATCAAACTACAAACAAGGCCATTTATGGTGTTTTAATGTCTCTTTCTTTGATTTCCAACTGCCATCCCTGGCCCCAAACCGTGAGGTGCTTCAAGCCTAGTGACAGTGTTTAGCTGCCAAATGCCCAGAATATTAATATAAAGtgggacaacaacaacaagtcttCAGTTCACAATTATTCACTGAGCGGTCGTGATGTCAGTAAGAGGCGCCGGGATCATTGCCACCCAAAGCTTTTACAGTGGACTGAACTAAGATGCAACATTTGCCAGTCATAACTTTCAAACCATATTTTGAgcaatccaaagattttaggtAGCAAAGCAATATTTCCACACTTTTCCTTTTTCAAATGACTATTTACAGGTGTGACTCCGTGCTGCTCAAACTCCAATAAAGTCAGTGACTGGTCGACTGCCAAACCAGACGCAGCCTTAATATAAACTAGTAACTACTAAAAAATGTATTGAGTACAACTTTTGTAGTACTACAATAATttactgatattttttttactaacatacaaaacaatacaaacagCGTGATGATGGAAGAAAGACTTGGACGTAAAACACTCTTTTTCAAATCTTTtaacaataagaataataataacaacaataatgtgcAGGTTTAAAATAGTTGAATTTGCCAACTCCTGTAAAATTAGTCATCAATAAGCAATTAAATTATTACTTTACTCAAAATTAAGTATATTGAGTCAATATGCTGTGTATTGGTAGTAGCTTGAGACAAACTTGTTTTTTCTAACTGGCTCTGTCTTAAACGCACATGTCGTCACATCTTGTATTTTGGAATGGAATCTCCCCAACACCCGCGCGGACTGAAAACCCTGAAATGCATCTACTCCCCCAGACAGTTGGAGTGatcaatacaaataaacaagaaatcctcctctccttccacaACTCAACTCGCTCTCAGCAACATCCTTAATAAAACACAAGCCAACAACAAGCAGCATTTTCACAAGAACCAACCCAAACTCCGGTGGTGGAAAGCAAGTCCGCAGCCTGAACCGTCGCTCCCGACATGGACTGGTCGGAGAGTATTTCAGCTGCAATACAGACTTTGT
Above is a window of Synchiropus splendidus isolate RoL2022-P1 chromosome 6, RoL_Sspl_1.0, whole genome shotgun sequence DNA encoding:
- the h6pd gene encoding GDH/6PGL endoplasmic bifunctional protein yields the protein MFGTVTLLLLTLGVCSGHSKEEVEGKRSGHVSVVIVGGTGDLARKYLWQGFFHLYVNQVTRGNSFSFYAGGISPSDKATPVLFQILKSLSCSESVSEERCALLKEQFLRLAQYRQLKSVEDYQDLTKHITRQLQEEGMEEAGRLFYLSVPAFAYADIAEKINSTCRPPEGVWMRVVLEKPFGHDFRSAQVLASQLANSLKEEEMYRIDHYLGKQVVSKILPFRAQNKKFLDPIWNKHHIERVEIVLKETLDVKGRISFYDKYGVIRDVLQNHLTEVMTLLTMRLPANLSSSKEVLQNKLQVFGSVLPLGKRQVVLGQYQGYQAEVQQELNKTKDHMSLTPTYAAVLVHMEDPRYENVPILLVSGKMLDERVGYARILFKDDIFCLQNHNSGHCKPKQIVFHFGHGQLNHPAILVSKSLFKPGLVDGEWKEVTEPADFSVLGLHISEYYVQTPAVERDAYAELISHIFAGRSNHFISTENLLASWLMWTPMLNSLETSFPRVYPGGADNHDLLNVRLAGKELSYLSEVVLIGPVQNTAAKDVQVMVGSYRSAKMVSAWSQELVEKLAVDIQEAAEAAVLQGGVFHLALSGGSTPLALFHRLALHHFSFPWRKTHVWMVDERCVPPTDQESNFHSLHEHLLLHVSIPYFNVHPMPVQIRQRLCAEEDGAAQIYEDELRTLVNDSRFHFILLGLGYDGHTASLFPGRRVDTTEKRLVALTESPVQPHQRLSLTISAINRAHRVALLVMGKGKHEMVTQLSRTKDDPVKWPVTAVRPESGQLVWYIDYDALLG